In the genome of Myxococcus stipitatus, one region contains:
- a CDS encoding endonuclease/exonuclease/phosphatase family protein: MKKTLSYLACASMTLTLFALACGDSKPPKVPHPTEDGGVLWKECNPSLASPCATGEECRIVPHYDRAVCVRPCDAQTACGTSEAACCPIGGEGTASYCLPTEACTSGGQDDGGPGRDDGGETPDAGDSGTNTDSGTDAGPVTDAGTDTDAGTDAGPVTDAGTDTDGGTSTDAGTDTDGGISTDAGTDTDAGIDAGPATDAGTDAGSSGGSTHIRIMASNLTSGNGQDYDPGHGIRLMQGVKPDVVLIQEFNYKSNSAADLREMVQTTFGAGFSYYQEPGAQIPNGIISRWPIIESGEWKDVEVGNRDFAWARIDIPGPKDLWAVSVHLLTRNSDVRNTEARNLVNYIRANVPEGDYLVIGGDLNTGSFDEPCFDTFEAVVVASGPYPADHAGKTGTNAARAKPYDHVLADADLNQYHTATVIGSSRFPNGLVLDSRVYTPLSEIAPVQAGDSAASNMQHMGVVKDFVVPN; the protein is encoded by the coding sequence ATGAAAAAGACTCTTTCCTATCTCGCGTGTGCGTCGATGACGCTCACGCTGTTTGCTCTTGCGTGCGGAGACTCCAAGCCGCCCAAGGTCCCGCATCCCACCGAGGACGGCGGTGTCCTGTGGAAGGAGTGCAACCCGAGCCTGGCGTCGCCGTGTGCCACGGGCGAGGAGTGCCGCATCGTCCCGCACTACGACCGCGCCGTCTGTGTTCGCCCCTGCGATGCGCAGACCGCGTGTGGCACGTCGGAGGCGGCGTGCTGCCCCATCGGTGGCGAGGGCACGGCGTCCTACTGTCTCCCCACCGAGGCGTGCACTTCGGGTGGCCAGGATGACGGCGGCCCCGGCAGGGATGACGGCGGCGAGACGCCTGACGCGGGTGACTCGGGCACCAACACCGACTCCGGCACCGACGCAGGTCCTGTCACGGACGCGGGCACGGATACCGACGCCGGCACCGACGCGGGTCCTGTCACGGACGCGGGCACGGACACGGATGGAGGCACCTCCACGGACGCGGGCACGGACACGGATGGAGGCATCTCCACGGACGCGGGCACGGACACGGACGCGGGCATCGACGCGGGTCCTGCCACGGACGCGGGCACCGACGCGGGCTCGAGCGGCGGCTCCACGCACATCCGCATCATGGCGTCGAACCTCACCAGCGGGAACGGTCAGGACTACGACCCGGGCCACGGCATCCGGCTGATGCAGGGCGTGAAGCCCGACGTCGTGCTCATCCAGGAGTTCAACTACAAGAGCAACTCCGCGGCGGATCTCCGCGAGATGGTGCAGACGACGTTCGGCGCGGGCTTCTCGTACTACCAGGAGCCGGGCGCGCAGATTCCCAACGGCATCATCAGCCGCTGGCCTATCATCGAGTCCGGCGAGTGGAAGGACGTGGAGGTCGGCAACCGTGACTTCGCGTGGGCGCGCATCGACATCCCCGGGCCGAAGGACCTCTGGGCCGTGAGCGTGCACCTGCTGACCCGCAACTCTGACGTGCGCAACACCGAGGCGCGCAACCTCGTCAACTACATCCGGGCGAATGTCCCCGAGGGCGACTACCTGGTCATCGGTGGCGACCTCAACACCGGCTCCTTCGACGAGCCCTGCTTCGACACGTTCGAGGCTGTGGTCGTCGCCTCCGGGCCGTACCCCGCGGACCACGCTGGCAAGACGGGCACCAACGCCGCGCGCGCCAAGCCCTATGACCACGTGCTGGCGGACGCGGACCTGAACCAGTACCACACGGCCACCGTCATCGGCTCCAGCCGGTTCCCGAATGGCCTGGTGCTCGACAGCCGCGTCTACACCCCGCTCTCGGAGATTGCCCCGGTGCAGGCGGGTGACAGCGCCGCGTCCAACATGCAGCACATGGGCGTGGTGAAGGACTTCGTCGTCCCGAACTAG
- a CDS encoding Mut7-C RNAse domain-containing protein, whose protein sequence is MVSVRFQGRLNDFLPPEKRGTELEVTPLGSPAVKDLLESLGPPHPEMGEVRVDGVPVELGHRLAPGSRVEVFPSQGAVEGVPRFLLDVGLGRLSGFLRMLGFDTLWRNDYQDDELARVSSSEGRILLTRDIGVLKRGEVRLGYFPRATDPAEQLVEVVRRYGLGARMSPFSRCIACNAPLSPAAPHEVVGRIPEGIAERHSRFQQCPDCRRVFWAGTHQERMQALVDRLRTLEAQEG, encoded by the coding sequence GTGGTGAGCGTGCGCTTCCAGGGGAGGCTGAACGACTTCCTTCCCCCCGAGAAACGAGGCACGGAGCTGGAGGTGACGCCCCTGGGCTCGCCGGCCGTCAAGGATCTCCTCGAGTCACTGGGGCCGCCGCATCCCGAGATGGGCGAGGTGCGCGTCGACGGTGTCCCGGTGGAGCTCGGACACCGGCTTGCGCCCGGCTCACGGGTGGAGGTCTTTCCGTCGCAGGGAGCGGTGGAGGGGGTGCCCCGCTTCCTCCTGGATGTGGGGCTGGGGCGGCTGTCGGGGTTCCTCCGGATGCTGGGCTTCGACACGCTCTGGCGGAATGACTACCAGGACGACGAGCTGGCGCGTGTGTCGAGCTCCGAGGGACGCATCCTGCTGACGCGAGACATCGGCGTGCTCAAGCGGGGAGAGGTGCGCCTGGGCTACTTCCCGCGCGCGACGGACCCGGCGGAGCAGCTGGTGGAGGTGGTCCGGCGGTATGGGCTGGGGGCGCGGATGAGTCCGTTCTCCCGGTGCATCGCCTGCAATGCGCCCCTGAGTCCGGCGGCACCACATGAGGTGGTGGGACGCATCCCAGAAGGCATCGCGGAGCGGCACTCGCGCTTCCAGCAGTGCCCCGACTGCCGCCGGGTCTTCTGGGCCGGCACCCACCAGGAACGGATGCAGGCCTTGGTGGACCGGCTGCGCACCTTGGAAGCCCAGGAAGGCTGA
- the lspA gene encoding signal peptidase II produces the protein MPRKYVILLVVALGVIVLDQWTKYLVVRELTSQMQGQETLGGRLGAMFGEPPPQGYDGLHYRPRRSIEVSENFFRLRYAENPGAAWGLFRSMSPDKRGPLFHVVSLGAVVLIVFYFRKLSGSDPAEKWALWGLPLVLGGALGNYIDRLARGFVIDFLEAHWFDKAAWPSFNIADSAICVGVGLLLVDAFVRKEKPEPAPTKAA, from the coding sequence GTGCCTCGCAAATACGTCATCCTCCTTGTCGTCGCCCTTGGCGTCATCGTGCTGGACCAGTGGACGAAGTATCTGGTCGTCCGCGAGCTGACCTCCCAGATGCAGGGGCAGGAGACGCTGGGCGGGCGCCTGGGCGCCATGTTCGGTGAGCCGCCCCCGCAGGGCTACGACGGCCTGCACTACCGTCCTCGTCGCAGCATCGAGGTCTCCGAGAACTTCTTCCGCCTGCGCTACGCGGAGAACCCGGGCGCCGCGTGGGGCCTGTTCCGGAGCATGTCCCCGGACAAGCGCGGCCCGCTCTTCCACGTCGTGAGCCTGGGCGCGGTGGTCCTCATCGTCTTCTACTTCCGCAAGCTGTCCGGCTCGGACCCGGCGGAGAAGTGGGCGCTGTGGGGCCTGCCGCTCGTGCTGGGCGGCGCGCTGGGCAACTACATCGACCGGCTGGCGCGCGGCTTCGTCATCGACTTCCTCGAGGCACACTGGTTCGACAAGGCGGCGTGGCCGTCGTTCAACATCGCCGACTCGGCCATCTGCGTCGGCGTGGGGCTCTTGCTGGTGGATGCCTTCGTCCGCAAGGAGAAGCCCGAGCCGGCGCCGACCAAGGCCGCCTGA
- a CDS encoding DUF4114 domain-containing protein produces the protein MRTLIQSLAVLLLLGASSTQAQQVANLCESHLDQDRQAGFKTPGSGYGSMSSGGNPLKDPILIRNPGPNGYLQLNTNQVELDAEEISFPFDQRVTISYVFESAGASHALGYLYLDEAITAGYVNASGTLLDANNNGILDLHEDLFNVQSATDTDRYVGPRTALGAPNRRCTRTFTDLGGKSYYEPEIAMRDDCAATHVVNNAIADARPNKTTTTIKADVVGRANGSGNAAANSYSDRGLFPRIPNLLEPKDPANGGKGIGQMVFLLADDDGQETTYGGLAPVGDIDEYGDNGVPDYDVSKYDNRGVVRAVNPDPGLTLNDRTVDLGIIKGGREIVFFLVVYYDSNHSPGPTGAGNVYPCLKQDSAGKCLIHIRSPISVFFSKAEWNLDQNADDDTVVAARNIGCAYESGCNRDDPNNDTGDSCRVGTTSEYLCGWLDGPKTSVGTALHRLKNEATYNFLDMPMERVQVTRPSGTRNAMPHVIVGAPTTDRFRWILGFEDIPGGGDRDFNDVVFVINKVNGGVNTSGDMSGGIGGDISPQNAEDFVITRVRFTREDDTVPPSPRTSPACRQVGTSCWTETVAGACTRPNSTPPSIQYSIAVDCNICTGTGAGATCTPNPDPFWIPVPFDTPTQKTKEIDLLELGYTGSQLCWKVNITSPNESCVPVINNVNVGYQAVRAGSYSRSSPSAVGNAIVWGVNETPGKAWGQNWPGTGLPAPAVRAYDHRKDYSLRGRLYFRSLYNPETPNQTTVTQRWDAGQVMALSFRNGDNPLDRKLYTMASNGSRTTVSKEMEDGDSTSPLFPDSLCDTFANGRYVYDLNDDDICGTPTITLPLSKHITGEENDRNFLREWIYGWEDRHTPAPSNVKRPWQMGGINLSTVAIAVPPYLDTWALNTRPTERDEYRRNFMDRFKDRPTLAYVGTMNGFLHAFDTGAFRNGATDPCAGTFQLRGFFEPVSSSCAPSPVARKYGSGEEEFAYLPRMLLDRYVHSYVQHVSLNNPPKPQMDASPTIANVDFGIPGQPAWTPRTTESKTEGAKTVLVSASGRSSPVVFALDITDPEASYFPLPLWEFNLADTARLNAFTAAANANPAVQIPDGTGSRHAPSVARLSWGSADESVWAAIVGTDYVPAGGRAGALYILDMKTGQPLSYGNGATGQNAGVITLDNGSGVAAESALVDLDRDGNYDVIYVPTTAGSVYRINLVDISTSRLLGRRVKTCKVASAPVAATDSTLAGNPAGTAHFQQIYSNIAVRVVREGTTKVRFYFGTADNPDEFGDGPSNKANYRYHLMAFEDANPDGTGACELLEPLWVEPLDPGQVVWGGVSLSGDKVHATTAVGTSADLCNLSETESGKFYQAQQLPDGNGRSAVTSTSLQGHGVSAPVVHDQHVFALTATGEMKMIGDDKWNNGAANPGSMRSRVLVYDPIPDGRLPR, from the coding sequence ATGCGAACCCTCATTCAAAGCCTCGCGGTTCTTCTCCTGTTGGGCGCGTCCTCCACGCAAGCCCAGCAGGTCGCCAACCTGTGTGAGTCACACCTGGACCAAGACCGCCAGGCGGGCTTCAAGACACCAGGGTCTGGCTACGGCTCCATGTCCTCCGGAGGCAATCCCCTCAAGGACCCCATCCTCATCCGCAACCCGGGGCCCAACGGATACCTCCAGCTCAATACCAATCAGGTCGAGCTCGACGCCGAAGAAATCTCCTTCCCCTTCGACCAGCGCGTCACTATCAGCTATGTGTTCGAGTCCGCCGGTGCCTCACATGCACTGGGCTATCTCTACCTGGATGAGGCCATCACGGCGGGCTACGTGAACGCCAGCGGGACTCTGCTGGATGCCAACAACAACGGCATCCTCGACCTGCACGAGGACCTCTTCAACGTCCAGTCCGCCACCGATACGGACAGGTACGTCGGCCCTCGCACCGCGCTGGGCGCTCCCAACCGGCGCTGCACGAGGACGTTCACCGACCTGGGCGGCAAGTCCTATTACGAACCTGAAATCGCCATGCGGGACGACTGCGCGGCGACACATGTGGTGAACAACGCCATCGCGGATGCCCGCCCCAACAAGACCACGACCACCATCAAGGCGGACGTGGTGGGCCGGGCGAACGGCTCGGGGAACGCCGCCGCGAACTCCTACTCCGACAGGGGCCTGTTCCCTCGGATTCCGAACCTGCTCGAGCCCAAGGACCCGGCCAACGGAGGCAAGGGCATCGGGCAGATGGTCTTCCTGCTCGCCGATGACGACGGCCAGGAGACCACCTACGGTGGGCTCGCCCCCGTGGGCGATATCGATGAGTACGGAGACAACGGCGTCCCGGACTACGACGTCTCGAAGTACGACAACCGCGGCGTCGTCCGAGCGGTCAACCCCGACCCTGGATTGACGCTCAACGACCGCACCGTGGACCTGGGCATCATCAAGGGTGGGAGGGAGATCGTCTTCTTCCTGGTCGTCTACTACGACTCGAACCACTCCCCGGGTCCAACGGGTGCCGGCAACGTCTACCCCTGCCTCAAGCAAGACTCGGCCGGCAAGTGCCTCATCCATATCCGCTCGCCCATCTCGGTCTTCTTCTCCAAGGCGGAATGGAACCTGGACCAGAACGCCGATGACGACACGGTCGTGGCCGCGCGCAACATTGGTTGCGCCTACGAATCAGGCTGCAACCGGGACGACCCCAACAACGATACGGGGGACTCGTGCCGGGTGGGCACCACCTCAGAGTACCTCTGCGGTTGGCTGGACGGACCGAAGACCTCGGTCGGCACCGCCCTCCACCGGCTGAAGAATGAGGCCACGTACAACTTCCTGGACATGCCCATGGAGCGCGTTCAGGTGACCCGTCCCTCGGGCACACGAAACGCCATGCCTCACGTCATCGTCGGCGCGCCCACGACGGACCGCTTCCGCTGGATCCTGGGGTTCGAGGACATCCCCGGCGGTGGTGACCGAGACTTCAACGACGTGGTGTTCGTCATCAACAAGGTGAACGGCGGCGTCAATACGTCCGGAGACATGTCGGGAGGCATTGGCGGAGACATCTCTCCCCAGAATGCAGAGGACTTCGTCATCACCCGCGTTCGCTTCACGCGAGAGGACGACACGGTGCCCCCCAGCCCTCGGACGTCTCCGGCGTGTCGCCAGGTCGGCACCTCGTGCTGGACGGAGACGGTCGCCGGTGCGTGCACTCGCCCCAACTCCACGCCCCCCAGCATCCAGTACTCCATCGCGGTGGACTGCAACATCTGCACAGGAACCGGTGCCGGCGCGACGTGCACGCCGAATCCCGACCCCTTCTGGATTCCGGTGCCGTTCGACACTCCGACGCAGAAGACCAAGGAGATCGACCTGCTGGAACTCGGCTACACCGGCTCGCAGCTCTGCTGGAAGGTGAACATCACCAGCCCCAACGAGTCGTGTGTGCCTGTCATCAACAACGTCAACGTGGGCTACCAGGCCGTGCGCGCGGGCAGCTACTCGCGCTCCTCGCCGTCCGCGGTGGGCAACGCCATCGTCTGGGGTGTGAATGAGACTCCGGGCAAGGCTTGGGGACAGAACTGGCCAGGAACGGGCCTGCCCGCGCCGGCCGTCCGCGCGTATGACCATCGCAAGGACTATTCGCTGCGCGGCAGGCTCTACTTCCGGTCGCTCTACAACCCGGAGACGCCCAACCAGACGACAGTCACCCAGCGCTGGGATGCGGGCCAGGTGATGGCCCTGTCCTTCCGCAACGGGGACAATCCACTCGACCGCAAGCTCTACACCATGGCGAGCAACGGCAGCCGCACCACCGTCAGCAAGGAGATGGAGGATGGCGACAGCACCAGCCCCCTCTTCCCGGACTCGCTCTGTGACACCTTCGCCAATGGTCGCTACGTCTACGACCTGAACGATGATGACATCTGCGGCACGCCGACCATCACGCTCCCCTTGTCGAAGCACATCACCGGTGAGGAGAACGACCGCAACTTCCTGCGCGAGTGGATTTATGGCTGGGAAGACCGACACACCCCCGCGCCCTCCAACGTGAAGCGCCCCTGGCAGATGGGCGGCATCAACCTGTCGACGGTGGCCATCGCCGTGCCGCCGTACCTGGACACCTGGGCCCTGAATACGCGCCCGACCGAGCGTGACGAGTACCGGCGCAACTTCATGGACCGCTTCAAGGACCGCCCCACGCTGGCCTACGTGGGAACGATGAACGGCTTCCTGCATGCCTTCGATACAGGAGCGTTCCGCAACGGGGCCACGGACCCGTGCGCCGGCACCTTCCAGCTGCGTGGCTTCTTCGAGCCCGTGAGCTCGAGCTGCGCCCCATCCCCCGTCGCGCGCAAGTACGGCTCCGGTGAAGAAGAGTTCGCGTACCTGCCGCGCATGCTGCTCGACCGGTACGTCCACAGCTACGTCCAGCACGTGAGCCTGAACAACCCACCGAAGCCGCAGATGGATGCCTCGCCGACCATCGCCAACGTGGACTTCGGAATTCCAGGCCAGCCCGCGTGGACGCCCCGGACCACCGAGTCGAAGACCGAGGGCGCAAAGACGGTGCTCGTCTCCGCGTCTGGCCGCAGCAGCCCCGTGGTCTTCGCGCTCGACATCACCGACCCGGAGGCGAGCTACTTCCCCTTGCCTTTGTGGGAGTTCAACCTGGCTGACACCGCCCGCCTCAACGCCTTCACCGCGGCGGCGAATGCCAATCCAGCCGTGCAGATTCCGGATGGCACGGGCTCTCGCCACGCCCCCTCCGTGGCGAGACTGAGCTGGGGCTCCGCCGACGAGTCCGTGTGGGCCGCCATTGTCGGCACCGACTACGTCCCCGCAGGGGGCCGTGCTGGCGCGCTCTACATTCTCGACATGAAGACCGGCCAGCCGCTCAGCTACGGCAATGGAGCCACGGGCCAGAACGCAGGCGTCATCACCCTGGACAACGGCTCCGGCGTCGCGGCGGAGAGCGCGCTGGTGGACCTCGACCGGGATGGCAACTACGACGTCATCTACGTCCCCACCACGGCCGGCAGCGTCTATCGCATCAACCTGGTTGACATCTCCACCTCCCGGCTTCTGGGGCGCAGGGTGAAGACCTGCAAGGTGGCCAGTGCGCCGGTCGCCGCCACCGACAGCACGTTGGCGGGCAATCCCGCGGGCACGGCCCACTTCCAGCAGATCTACTCGAACATCGCGGTGCGGGTGGTCCGGGAGGGCACGACGAAGGTGCGCTTCTACTTCGGCACCGCCGACAACCCGGATGAGTTCGGCGACGGACCGTCGAACAAGGCCAACTACCGCTACCACCTGATGGCCTTCGAGGATGCGAACCCGGATGGCACCGGCGCCTGCGAGTTGCTCGAGCCGCTCTGGGTGGAGCCGCTGGACCCCGGCCAGGTTGTCTGGGGTGGCGTGTCGCTCAGTGGTGACAAGGTCCACGCCACCACGGCCGTGGGCACGTCCGCGGACCTGTGCAACCTGAGTGAGACGGAGAGCGGCAAGTTCTATCAGGCGCAGCAGCTGCCAGACGGCAATGGCCGGTCGGCGGTGACCAGCACCTCCTTGCAGGGGCACGGAGTGAGTGCGCCGGTGGTGCATGACCAACATGTGTTCGCGCTCACCGCCACGGGTGAAATGAAGATGATTGGCGATGACAAGTGGAACAATGGCGCGGCGAACCCAGGGAGCATGCGCTCACGGGTTCTCGTGTACGACCCGATTCCGGACGGGAGGTTGCCGCGATGA
- the lspA gene encoding signal peptidase II, whose amino-acid sequence MKASLRLLFLVATTVLLADQVTKYLAVSRLTDALDGREGLSRVTGYFTQHNLDNDPPPEGERRVTRPYRFIEDYWHFRYVENPGAAWGLFANLPEGVRRVFFHVVSLAALSFIFLMYRRTSTDQRLVRMALALITGGALGNFLDRLIRGYVIDFIDWHWRNQPGMRWPTFNVADAAICVGVAFMLLDSLRVRRPEAVGAPLTQSPNP is encoded by the coding sequence ATGAAAGCCTCCCTTCGCCTCCTCTTCCTCGTGGCCACCACGGTGCTCCTCGCCGACCAGGTGACCAAGTATCTGGCTGTGTCCCGGCTGACGGATGCCCTGGATGGGCGGGAGGGCCTCTCCCGGGTGACGGGGTACTTCACCCAGCACAACCTGGACAATGACCCGCCCCCGGAAGGCGAGCGCCGGGTGACCCGCCCCTATCGCTTCATCGAGGACTACTGGCACTTCCGCTACGTGGAGAACCCCGGGGCCGCGTGGGGCCTGTTCGCGAACCTGCCGGAGGGCGTGCGGCGGGTGTTCTTCCACGTCGTGAGCCTGGCGGCGCTGTCCTTCATCTTCCTGATGTACCGCCGCACCTCCACCGACCAGCGGCTGGTGCGCATGGCGCTGGCGCTCATCACGGGGGGCGCGCTGGGCAACTTCCTGGACCGGCTGATTCGCGGCTACGTCATCGACTTCATCGACTGGCATTGGCGCAACCAGCCGGGCATGCGCTGGCCCACCTTCAACGTGGCGGACGCGGCCATCTGCGTGGGGGTGGCCTTCATGCTGCTGGACTCGCTGCGGGTTCGCCGGCCGGAGGCCGTGGGCGCGCCGCTGACGCAGAGCCCCAATCCGTGA
- a CDS encoding c-type cytochrome: MKSIPLLALMLLPGLSHANDTGKNAFDRACAGCHTVTPPVAQQQQFNKTGAPATTRQQGERRYELGDLVHKRTPEQLQAWIQAPSQVQKNTRCDTRGITPAERDQVHAYLLLSARPPPPTREELLQQQLAEELSTRRAKKRASPHPSSSRPDQGKK; this comes from the coding sequence ATGAAATCCATCCCTCTCCTCGCGCTCATGTTGTTGCCAGGCCTTTCCCATGCCAATGACACGGGAAAGAACGCCTTCGACAGAGCCTGCGCGGGCTGCCACACCGTCACGCCCCCCGTCGCGCAGCAACAGCAGTTCAACAAGACGGGTGCCCCCGCGACCACTCGGCAACAGGGTGAACGCCGGTACGAGCTGGGTGACCTCGTCCACAAGCGCACGCCCGAGCAGCTCCAGGCCTGGATTCAGGCCCCCAGCCAGGTCCAGAAGAACACCCGGTGCGACACACGAGGCATCACGCCCGCCGAGCGGGACCAGGTGCATGCCTACCTGCTGCTCAGTGCCCGGCCGCCTCCACCGACGCGTGAAGAGCTGTTGCAGCAGCAGCTCGCGGAAGAGCTCTCCACCCGCCGCGCGAAGAAGCGCGCGTCGCCCCATCCCTCTTCGTCCCGCCCAGACCAGGGGAAGAAGTAA
- a CDS encoding PilW family protein, with protein sequence MSSGESRGFTLLEVMIASAIGVIVLGIGLVAGMQMQRRALFEEQTMVAQSTGRAVKDLLASDVARAGMGMGNAPITFSDGDRRFAIQVWNELDMTTAHAPVFAADPSFELPPTGPLYGDMRSDVLQLYWGDTRTLVNMAPCSPAGNLPGETGPIRTGNSSTFCTALNSPTTLQPPNGQTTPAILVNPQGSVACHIEISQVQPASNRINANPGRANNSTSSGACGDAGHADWRKAGWLTMGTVSAAYRVNWASGIPTLEYLAPGATTWVPISRDVERLKIRQAVIDFGAPGNPYRWFPDDSVSRPSIDTCTRDKAACVADTSAGTNPGSDAELRDMLRERVRELEISLVIRTPRSDPSIVNPYQREEGFPMDGFKRRTFTFRVTPRNFVSAGKQPTGT encoded by the coding sequence ATGAGCAGCGGAGAGTCCCGGGGCTTCACGCTTCTGGAAGTGATGATTGCCAGCGCGATCGGTGTCATCGTGCTGGGAATCGGGTTGGTGGCGGGCATGCAGATGCAGCGGCGCGCCCTCTTCGAGGAACAGACGATGGTGGCGCAGTCCACCGGGCGCGCGGTGAAGGACCTGCTCGCCAGCGATGTGGCTCGCGCGGGCATGGGCATGGGCAACGCGCCCATCACCTTCTCCGACGGAGACAGACGCTTCGCCATCCAGGTCTGGAACGAGCTGGACATGACGACCGCGCATGCCCCGGTCTTCGCCGCGGACCCCAGCTTCGAGCTTCCTCCCACGGGGCCCCTCTACGGAGACATGCGCTCGGATGTTCTTCAGCTCTACTGGGGAGACACTCGCACCCTGGTCAACATGGCCCCGTGCTCGCCCGCCGGAAATCTTCCAGGCGAGACAGGCCCCATCCGAACAGGAAACTCCTCCACATTCTGCACGGCGCTCAACTCGCCCACGACTCTGCAGCCCCCCAATGGACAGACGACCCCCGCCATCCTCGTCAATCCACAGGGCAGTGTTGCCTGCCACATCGAAATCTCACAGGTCCAGCCGGCATCGAACCGCATCAACGCCAACCCTGGAAGGGCGAACAACTCCACCTCCTCGGGGGCCTGTGGTGATGCGGGACACGCGGACTGGAGGAAAGCTGGATGGCTCACCATGGGCACGGTGAGTGCCGCCTATCGGGTGAACTGGGCGAGCGGCATCCCCACGCTCGAGTATCTGGCGCCGGGCGCCACGACCTGGGTGCCCATCAGCCGCGACGTGGAGCGGCTGAAGATTCGCCAGGCGGTGATTGACTTCGGGGCACCGGGCAATCCCTATCGCTGGTTCCCGGATGACTCCGTCAGCCGGCCCTCGATTGATACTTGCACACGAGACAAGGCGGCCTGCGTTGCGGATACCTCGGCGGGCACCAACCCAGGGAGCGACGCGGAGCTGCGCGACATGCTGCGGGAGCGGGTGCGTGAGCTTGAGATCTCTCTCGTCATCCGTACGCCCCGCTCGGACCCGAGCATCGTGAATCCATACCAGAGAGAGGAGGGGTTCCCGATGGATGGCTTCAAGCGGCGCACCTTCACCTTCCGGGTGACGCCGAGAAACTTCGTGTCAGCGGGCAAGCAGCCCACGGGAACCTAA
- a CDS encoding type II secretion system protein: MKYGLSRASRGVTLLEVLATMAVMLLGIAAVMTLVTHISASNRRTLTATQAQLIAERTLEDIASRGCSADPPCSNLAGFDKQRTTLWQTAQGTLLTAAPTAGSGIVAREYEVAVDVDISTNAASMEGGVTGTPSITRDLAGPSSSGRLANVRVSVSWLEPARTGRQVVVLQTRVAP; encoded by the coding sequence ATGAAGTACGGGCTGTCTCGCGCCTCCCGGGGCGTCACGCTCCTGGAGGTGCTGGCGACCATGGCGGTGATGCTCCTGGGCATCGCGGCGGTGATGACGTTGGTGACGCATATCAGCGCCTCCAACCGCCGCACCCTCACCGCGACCCAAGCGCAGCTCATCGCCGAGCGCACCCTGGAAGATATCGCGTCCAGGGGGTGCTCGGCGGATCCGCCGTGCTCCAATCTGGCTGGGTTCGACAAACAGCGCACCACCCTGTGGCAGACCGCGCAGGGGACGCTTCTGACGGCCGCCCCCACCGCGGGCTCCGGCATCGTCGCGAGGGAGTACGAGGTGGCGGTTGATGTCGACATCAGCACGAACGCGGCCAGCATGGAGGGAGGTGTGACCGGCACGCCCAGCATCACGAGGGACCTGGCCGGTCCATCGAGCAGCGGCAGGCTGGCCAACGTGCGGGTGTCCGTGAGCTGGCTCGAGCCGGCGCGCACGGGGCGACAGGTGGTGGTCTTGCAGACGCGGGTGGCGCCATGA